A genomic stretch from Deinococcus ruber includes:
- a CDS encoding NADH-quinone oxidoreductase subunit 15, with protein MAHSSDAQLYGCWMELLGWMQDYSKASGLEYVKISDFPDYIYRMERPYELPTTTASASLNLQGQPFLVASVSPRHVDLKSVQLRLMGSSKHWHLHAGTEGLLEGKRPFTRSRLQALLDGAVGAAQL; from the coding sequence ATGGCACACTCCTCAGATGCACAGCTCTACGGCTGCTGGATGGAACTCCTGGGCTGGATGCAGGACTATTCGAAGGCTTCAGGGCTGGAATACGTCAAGATCAGTGATTTCCCCGATTACATCTACCGCATGGAGCGCCCCTACGAGCTGCCGACCACCACCGCCTCGGCCAGCCTGAACCTTCAGGGACAACCGTTTCTGGTGGCCTCGGTCAGCCCGCGCCACGTGGACCTGAAAAGTGTGCAGCTGCGGCTGATGGGCAGCAGCAAGCACTGGCACCTGCACGCCGGAACAGAGGGGCTGTTGGAGGGCAAGCGTCCGTTTACCCGGTCGCGGCTTCAGGCACTGCTCGACGGCGCGGTGGGAGCAGCGCAGCTCTGA
- a CDS encoding AAA family ATPase: MITSLSLQGFKSFAALTRLEFGPGVSAVIGPNGSGKSNVVEAIRWVTHNARARELRAARASDLIFHGSGSAGTGRAPLGLAEVQLELRTPAGERVHLARRLYQDGSSEQDIAGRPARVRDVQAALRGTGLGNGGLAVIGQGEVSGVVQAAGSVLLAHLQEAAGLSRSVAARQDTAARLTEAAAHLAQVRLLEAELEQRRARLETAAHSAARHHVLTLEVLAHQDALARARALNAQTELETLRRRVETLGAESAALADAIQNAGAALESARETARVAREQARQHQQALELHQAAVRAAEQSARYLEHLEGERIALEREAAALPLTSPTEAAPDLVQLQAQADASARTAAQLTRQIRDAERQLDAARRTHGQQAQQAAAQQAERGTLEGEAARLEAERQAAETALASARQVEAQQQALLQPLEAQQQALGVQRGEAQVRAQEQASVLRAAQASLAALRRERERLEGTLNSYARYGEGARNALQQNHPGIVGSVADLLSVPAEYETAVGAALGRRLEQVVVQRADDAREIIETLKRLGGRATFLPLDLLRPRQRRDAALLHERGVLGNLADLCPSDPPIIGQNLLSDTLLIQDLASATALARRHASRPRLVTLEGELLEPGGALTGGRLRDSGAGVLADQRRLLELDDELSTLDASATRVSGEQATLSAELQYLTEQQQQLSAAVNAARVSERAAQLARAEAEARHTALLRQHAALLARLERARPAESPVSSQSADLPALEAALESLRVQAETAAHTERAAALQLASGRELAAAWKAHRAALLRSEALQVRLTTTVHSSEEQRAQLATLQAEVRRRLSDLGDFDPAAQPRAEALREQASAAYSAQIARQNQLQAQLDEARLALARREGSLPTIPDGALPPGQPREWQAALTRAQSELEALGPVNPAAAQELAHEAGRLDALVAEREDAQHAAAELETHLLALGSSEAQATDAAYRRVAQAFAGYSAELLGGEGELVREQEDGGRLTGLRLAVQPKGKRTRNLTLLSTGERTMAGLAFLFALGHAPEPGSASAAPGLPLAVLDEVDAPLDEANIRRFTHFLTLFAARGSQFLLVTHQKATMEVATALWGVTTDGSGASRVLSIRQAEDERVSVPG, encoded by the coding sequence TTGATCACCAGTCTCAGCCTTCAGGGGTTCAAATCCTTCGCCGCCCTGACCCGCCTGGAATTCGGGCCGGGTGTGAGCGCGGTGATCGGGCCGAACGGCAGCGGCAAGAGCAACGTGGTCGAGGCGATTCGCTGGGTCACGCACAATGCCCGCGCCCGTGAGCTGCGGGCCGCCCGCGCCAGCGACCTGATCTTTCACGGCAGCGGCAGCGCAGGCACGGGCAGGGCACCGCTGGGACTGGCCGAGGTGCAGCTCGAACTGCGAACTCCGGCAGGCGAGCGCGTGCATCTGGCCCGGCGGCTGTACCAGGACGGCAGCAGCGAGCAGGACATCGCCGGACGGCCCGCCCGCGTGCGCGACGTGCAGGCGGCGCTGCGCGGGACCGGGCTGGGAAACGGCGGTCTGGCGGTGATCGGGCAGGGTGAGGTGAGCGGCGTGGTGCAGGCGGCGGGGAGTGTGCTGCTGGCGCATCTTCAGGAGGCTGCCGGACTGTCGCGCAGCGTGGCGGCCCGCCAGGACACGGCGGCGCGGCTGACCGAGGCGGCGGCTCATCTGGCACAGGTGCGCCTGCTGGAAGCCGAACTGGAGCAGCGCCGGGCGCGGCTGGAAACGGCGGCGCACTCGGCGGCCCGGCATCACGTCCTGACGCTGGAGGTGCTGGCCCATCAGGACGCCCTGGCCCGCGCCCGCGCCCTGAACGCCCAGACCGAACTGGAAACGCTGCGCCGCAGGGTCGAGACGCTCGGTGCAGAGTCGGCGGCGCTGGCAGACGCCATCCAGAACGCGGGGGCGGCACTCGAAAGCGCCCGCGAAACGGCCAGAGTCGCCCGCGAGCAGGCCCGGCAGCATCAGCAGGCGCTGGAGCTGCATCAGGCCGCCGTGCGGGCCGCCGAGCAGTCGGCGCGGTATCTGGAGCATCTGGAAGGCGAGCGGATCGCCCTCGAACGCGAGGCCGCCGCCCTGCCACTCACGTCCCCCACCGAGGCCGCGCCCGATCTGGTGCAGCTTCAGGCGCAGGCCGACGCCAGCGCCCGCACGGCGGCGCAGCTCACCCGCCAGATCCGGGACGCCGAACGGCAGCTCGACGCGGCCCGCCGGACGCACGGCCAGCAGGCACAGCAGGCAGCGGCGCAGCAGGCCGAGCGCGGCACGCTGGAGGGCGAGGCCGCCCGCCTGGAAGCTGAGCGTCAGGCCGCCGAAACCGCGCTGGCGTCGGCCCGGCAGGTCGAAGCCCAGCAGCAGGCGCTCCTTCAGCCACTCGAAGCTCAGCAGCAGGCGCTCGGTGTACAGCGCGGCGAGGCGCAGGTCAGAGCGCAGGAACAGGCGTCGGTGCTGCGGGCGGCTCAGGCGTCGCTCGCTGCGCTTCGCCGCGAGCGCGAGCGTCTGGAAGGCACACTGAACAGCTACGCCCGCTACGGAGAGGGGGCCAGAAACGCCCTTCAGCAGAACCACCCCGGCATCGTCGGCTCGGTGGCCGACCTGCTGAGCGTACCCGCAGAGTACGAAACGGCGGTGGGGGCGGCGCTGGGCAGGCGGCTCGAACAGGTGGTGGTGCAGCGGGCCGACGATGCCCGCGAGATCATCGAGACGCTCAAGCGCCTGGGAGGCCGCGCCACCTTCCTGCCGCTCGATCTGCTGCGCCCCCGCCAGCGCCGTGACGCCGCGCTGCTGCACGAACGCGGCGTGCTGGGCAATCTGGCGGATCTGTGCCCGTCCGATCCGCCGATCATCGGTCAGAATCTGCTGTCCGATACCCTGCTGATTCAGGATCTGGCGTCGGCCACCGCGCTGGCACGGCGGCATGCGTCGCGCCCCCGTCTGGTGACGCTGGAGGGCGAACTGCTGGAACCGGGCGGCGCACTGACCGGCGGGCGGCTGCGAGACAGCGGCGCGGGCGTGCTGGCCGACCAGCGGCGACTGCTGGAACTGGACGACGAGCTGAGCACCCTCGACGCTTCGGCGACCCGCGTGAGCGGCGAGCAGGCCACCCTGAGCGCCGAACTCCAGTATCTGACCGAGCAGCAGCAGCAGCTGAGTGCCGCCGTCAACGCGGCGCGGGTCAGCGAACGGGCGGCGCAACTGGCCCGCGCCGAAGCCGAGGCGCGGCATACAGCCCTGCTCCGCCAGCACGCCGCGCTGCTGGCCCGGCTGGAGCGTGCCCGTCCCGCCGAATCGCCGGTATCCAGCCAGAGCGCCGACCTGCCCGCCCTGGAAGCGGCGCTGGAGTCGCTCAGAGTGCAGGCCGAAACAGCCGCCCACACCGAGCGGGCAGCGGCCCTTCAGCTTGCCAGCGGGCGCGAACTCGCGGCAGCGTGGAAGGCGCACCGTGCCGCTCTGCTGCGCTCAGAGGCCCTTCAGGTGCGGCTGACCACCACCGTTCACAGCAGCGAGGAGCAGCGTGCCCAGCTCGCCACGCTCCAGGCCGAAGTGCGGCGGCGGCTGAGTGACCTGGGTGACTTCGACCCGGCAGCGCAGCCCCGCGCCGAAGCGCTGCGCGAGCAGGCATCGGCGGCATACAGCGCCCAGATTGCCCGCCAGAACCAGCTCCAGGCGCAGCTCGACGAGGCGCGGCTGGCACTTGCCCGCCGCGAGGGTAGTCTGCCCACCATTCCCGACGGAGCGCTGCCCCCCGGTCAGCCGCGTGAGTGGCAGGCGGCCCTGACCCGCGCCCAGAGCGAACTGGAGGCACTCGGCCCGGTGAACCCGGCAGCGGCGCAGGAACTGGCGCACGAGGCCGGGCGTCTGGATGCACTGGTGGCCGAACGCGAGGACGCCCAGCACGCCGCCGCCGAGCTGGAGACGCATCTGCTGGCGCTGGGCTCAAGCGAGGCGCAGGCCACCGACGCCGCGTATCGCCGGGTGGCGCAGGCGTTCGCCGGATACTCTGCCGAGCTGCTGGGCGGCGAGGGCGAACTGGTGCGCGAACAGGAAGACGGCGGCAGGCTGACCGGGCTGCGGCTGGCGGTGCAGCCGAAAGGCAAGCGCACCCGCAACCTCACGCTGCTCTCGACGGGCGAGCGCACGATGGCGGGGCTGGCCTTTCTGTTCGCGCTGGGGCATGCGCCGGAGCCCGGCAGCGCGTCGGCAGCGCCCGGCCTTCCGCTGGCGGTGCTCGACGAGGTGGATGCGCCGCTGGACGAGGCCAATATTCGCCGCTTCACGCACTTCCTGACGCTGTTCGCGGCGCGTGGCTCTCAGTTCCTGCTGGTGACCCACCAGAAAGCCACGATGGAGGTGGCAACGGCGCTGTGGGGTGTGACCACCGACGGCTCGGGCGCGTCGCGGGTGCTGAGCATCCGGCAGGCCGAAGATGAGCGCGTCAGTGTGCCGGGTTAA
- a CDS encoding GerMN domain-containing protein, whose amino-acid sequence MRPLFSMFNAVALVLLSLCALAYKVVQLPPSTPQPPKLTVGATSGVSVVLYFSDTQVRNFVRQMRTVQVAQNVPVAVAQASVKAWAAGPTGSGAVAVVPSGSAVPRVWLRGDHFVVNLPASYADLNYGASGERMLLCSLVRTLLERRGKDVMFLVNTQNVPTLLGHADLSAPYAREDCADE is encoded by the coding sequence TTGAGGCCGCTCTTCTCGATGTTCAACGCTGTCGCCCTGGTGCTGCTGTCGCTGTGCGCCCTGGCGTACAAGGTGGTGCAGCTTCCGCCCAGCACGCCGCAGCCGCCGAAGCTGACGGTGGGGGCCACGTCGGGCGTGTCGGTGGTGCTGTATTTCAGCGATACCCAGGTGCGGAATTTCGTGCGCCAGATGAGGACGGTGCAGGTGGCCCAGAATGTGCCGGTCGCGGTGGCGCAGGCCTCGGTGAAGGCGTGGGCGGCAGGCCCGACCGGCAGTGGCGCGGTGGCCGTGGTGCCCAGTGGCAGCGCTGTCCCGCGTGTGTGGCTGCGCGGCGATCATTTCGTGGTCAATCTGCCCGCCAGCTACGCCGACCTGAACTACGGAGCCAGCGGCGAGCGCATGCTGCTGTGCAGTCTGGTGCGGACGCTGCTGGAGCGGCGAGGCAAGGACGTGATGTTTCTGGTCAACACCCAGAACGTGCCCACGCTGCTGGGGCACGCCGACCTGAGTGCGCCGTATGCCCGCGAGGACTGCGCCGATGAATAG
- a CDS encoding N-acetylmuramoyl-L-alanine amidase family protein — MNGSSLLLRRSARFWGRAGLISLLAWAGLAGAQYAFSALNLAGRAAQSVTLYGAEYAGQSTLSRLLNVSEAGGVAYVVGLGHTLLLPIDEDNQRATTDFNTVQLDAERVKARTATRLDGKLLLPLDTLARGLGASYTPGNFTVPAVQLSGVSSLAGAKSDRVVFDLTRNVTVREELIGGSLRLTLVGAAAQTRNYTTRGAFMPRVQVTAGAGGAAVTVPLPAHSGYQLFTVQRPSGARVVLDLGPGLPLNVPALVAELRKPLIVLDPAGLAGTGQDVTLEVARNAAELLSRAGWQVRLTRDTAHSPDVTLRQDLARQSDVFVSLDLGRFPNAARKGVTVYEAAGQAPSQIISAYRQAQGAPLVSAAVSDAAESRRLSDLLRGELKTGGLSAQQQPQSRLLLLGEAPHAALLLELGWPQNSADQQRLSNATQNTQMAQALARAVATYLTARANGGPS, encoded by the coding sequence ATGAACGGCTCCTCGCTGCTCCTGCGCCGCTCTGCCCGCTTCTGGGGCCGGGCTGGACTGATCTCGCTGCTGGCGTGGGCCGGGCTGGCAGGCGCTCAGTACGCTTTCAGTGCCCTGAATCTGGCAGGCCGCGCCGCGCAGTCGGTCACGCTGTACGGCGCCGAATACGCCGGACAGTCCACGCTGTCACGCCTGCTGAACGTCAGCGAGGCGGGCGGCGTCGCGTATGTGGTGGGCCTGGGCCACACGCTGCTGCTGCCCATCGACGAAGACAACCAGCGGGCCACCACCGACTTCAACACCGTGCAGCTCGACGCCGAGCGCGTCAAGGCGCGAACCGCCACCCGGCTCGACGGCAAGCTGCTGTTGCCGCTCGATACGCTGGCGCGTGGCCTGGGAGCCAGCTACACGCCCGGCAATTTCACCGTTCCGGCGGTGCAGCTCAGCGGCGTGTCGTCGCTGGCAGGCGCAAAAAGTGACCGGGTGGTCTTCGATCTGACCAGAAACGTGACGGTGCGCGAGGAACTCATCGGCGGCTCGCTGCGGCTCACGCTGGTGGGCGCGGCGGCCCAGACGCGCAATTACACCACCCGGGGTGCCTTCATGCCGCGCGTTCAGGTGACGGCAGGCGCGGGCGGGGCCGCCGTGACGGTGCCGCTGCCTGCCCATTCGGGGTATCAACTGTTCACGGTGCAGCGGCCCAGCGGCGCACGGGTCGTCCTCGACCTGGGGCCGGGCCTGCCGCTGAACGTGCCTGCGCTGGTGGCCGAACTCCGCAAACCGCTGATCGTGCTCGACCCGGCGGGGCTGGCGGGCACCGGCCAGGACGTGACGTTGGAGGTGGCCCGCAACGCCGCCGAACTGCTGAGCAGGGCAGGCTGGCAGGTGCGGCTGACCCGCGACACCGCCCACAGCCCCGACGTGACGCTGCGCCAGGATCTCGCCCGCCAGAGTGACGTGTTCGTGTCGCTCGACCTGGGGCGCTTTCCGAACGCGGCCCGCAAAGGAGTCACCGTGTACGAGGCGGCGGGGCAGGCTCCGTCGCAGATCATCAGCGCGTACCGGCAGGCCCAGGGAGCGCCGCTGGTCAGTGCCGCCGTCAGCGACGCCGCCGAGTCTCGCCGTCTGTCCGACCTGCTGCGCGGCGAACTGAAAACGGGTGGCCTGAGCGCTCAGCAGCAGCCGCAGTCACGCCTGCTGCTGCTGGGTGAAGCGCCGCACGCCGCGCTGCTGCTGGAACTCGGCTGGCCGCAGAACAGCGCCGATCAGCAGCGGCTCTCGAACGCGACTCAGAACACCCAGATGGCTCAGGCACTAGCACGCGCCGTCGCCACCTATCTGACGGCACGCGCCAACGGGGGACCGTCTTGA
- the smpB gene encoding SsrA-binding protein SmpB, translated as MRPVYTNRRAHFEYELLERYEAGIVLTGSEVKSIRAGGVDFRDAYARLYGGNLELEGLYVPEYTQATYNNHTPRRTRRLLMHRQEIEKIRRSLTQKGLTLVPTRLYLKEGRFKVELAIGRGKKLHDKRRAEADKQARREMREA; from the coding sequence ATGCGCCCCGTGTACACGAATCGCCGCGCTCATTTTGAATATGAACTGCTGGAGCGCTACGAAGCGGGCATCGTCCTGACGGGCAGCGAGGTCAAGAGCATCCGGGCCGGGGGCGTCGATTTCCGCGACGCCTATGCGCGGCTGTACGGCGGCAATCTGGAGCTGGAAGGGCTGTACGTGCCCGAATACACCCAGGCGACCTACAACAACCACACGCCGCGCCGCACGCGCCGCCTGCTGATGCACCGCCAGGAAATCGAGAAGATCCGCCGCTCGCTGACCCAGAAAGGCCTGACGCTCGTTCCTACCCGGCTGTACCTCAAGGAAGGCCGCTTCAAGGTCGAACTCGCCATCGGACGCGGCAAGAAGCTGCACGACAAGCGCCGCGCCGAGGCCGACAAGCAGGCACGCCGCGAGATGCGGGAAGCATGA
- a CDS encoding divergent PAP2 family protein, translating into MSSFSELLGNRWLWSAVLAMLFAQVAKVLLILLLTRRWEPEKLLETGGMPSSHSAFVVALTTGMALSQGLGSPLFAACTVFSLIVMYDATGVRRSSGLQARLLNELLEELRAALRENFAPKPLRVLLGHTYLEVVAGVLVGVLAGFTAFRWIP; encoded by the coding sequence GTGTCGTCTTTTTCTGAACTGCTGGGGAACCGCTGGCTGTGGTCAGCGGTTCTGGCCATGCTCTTCGCGCAGGTGGCGAAGGTGCTGCTGATTTTGCTGCTGACGCGCCGCTGGGAACCTGAAAAGCTGCTGGAAACCGGCGGCATGCCCAGCAGCCACAGCGCCTTCGTGGTGGCGCTCACCACCGGCATGGCCCTGAGTCAGGGGCTGGGCAGCCCGCTGTTTGCCGCCTGCACGGTGTTCTCGCTGATCGTGATGTACGACGCGACCGGTGTGCGGCGCTCCAGTGGCCTGCAGGCCCGTCTGCTGAATGAGCTGCTGGAGGAACTGCGGGCCGCTCTGCGCGAGAATTTCGCCCCCAAACCGCTGCGGGTGCTGCTCGGACATACGTATCTGGAAGTCGTGGCGGGCGTGCTGGTCGGCGTGCTGGCGGGCTTCACGGCCTTTCGCTGGATTCCCTGA
- the nusB gene encoding transcription antitermination factor NusB, whose product MTRRRDKAAVPVGNRRAAREFAFRVLFEASQGDIPLTLARSRAEGNMREGDDTHTPLSGEALSFAGELLDAMEQHRADVDELLRRTIRGWSFETMAQTDLNVMRLAALEMVWLNAPHPPVIESAVRIARKYGGDDSGKFVNGVLASLSRAQDGAR is encoded by the coding sequence ATGACCCGCCGCCGAGACAAGGCCGCCGTGCCGGTGGGCAACCGCCGCGCCGCCCGCGAATTCGCCTTCCGGGTGCTGTTCGAGGCGTCGCAGGGCGACATTCCGCTGACGCTCGCCCGCAGCCGCGCCGAGGGCAACATGCGCGAGGGCGACGACACCCATACCCCGTTGTCGGGCGAGGCCCTGAGCTTCGCGGGCGAACTGCTGGACGCCATGGAGCAGCACCGCGCCGACGTCGATGAGCTGCTGCGCCGCACCATTCGCGGCTGGAGCTTCGAGACGATGGCCCAGACCGACCTGAACGTGATGCGGCTGGCCGCACTGGAAATGGTGTGGCTGAACGCCCCGCATCCGCCGGTGATCGAGTCGGCGGTGCGCATCGCCCGCAAGTACGGCGGCGACGATTCGGGCAAGTTCGTGAACGGCGTGCTGGCGAGTCTGTCCCGCGCCCAGGACGGCGCACGCTAG
- a CDS encoding Asp23/Gls24 family envelope stress response protein, translating to MHLEISKNVLMDIAASTVDRIGGLEIAAAPIKASEVLRPTSGGWQQAGSRRPRALRVSREGNNVSVELGLNIEYGKSLVSVSQKVQQAVTENIELMTGLKVRAVNITVQGLTLPPAPSKAGA from the coding sequence ATGCATCTGGAAATCAGCAAAAACGTCCTGATGGACATCGCCGCCAGCACCGTCGACCGTATTGGCGGCCTGGAAATCGCCGCCGCTCCGATCAAGGCCAGCGAGGTCCTGCGCCCCACCTCCGGCGGCTGGCAACAGGCCGGATCTCGCCGCCCGCGTGCCCTGCGTGTCAGCCGCGAGGGCAACAATGTCAGTGTCGAACTCGGCCTGAACATCGAATACGGCAAGAGTCTGGTGAGCGTGTCGCAGAAGGTGCAGCAGGCCGTGACCGAGAACATCGAACTGATGACCGGTCTGAAGGTCCGCGCCGTCAACATCACCGTTCAGGGCCTGACGCTGCCGCCCGCGCCCAGCAAGGCAGGGGCCTGA